From a single Silene latifolia isolate original U9 population chromosome 6, ASM4854445v1, whole genome shotgun sequence genomic region:
- the LOC141586926 gene encoding glutamine-dependent NAD(+) synthetase-like, translated as MRLLKVATCNLNQWAMDFDANLNNIKESISLAKAAGATIRLGPELEITGYGCEDHFLELDTINHAWECLKELLLGDWTDGILCSFGMPILSNSVRYNCQVLCMDRKIIMIRPKMWLANDGNYRELRWFTTWKNKYEIVQFQLPPDVAHAISQTKVPFGYGLMEFLDTMVAAEVCEELFTPDPPHAELALTGVEVFMNASGSHHQLRKLDVRMRAFIDATHTRGGVYMYSNHQGCDGGRLYYDGCCCVVVNGDVVAQGSQFSLKDVEVVVAQVDLDIVASLRGSISSFQEQASCKTKVPFVSVPVELCRSFHLKEPLSSPLKIRYHDPEEEIANGPACWLWDYLRRSGASGFLLPLSGGADSSSVAAIVGWMCQLVVKEIKDGDEKVKADAIRIGQYTDGKIPTDSKEFAKRIFYTVFMGTENSSEETTSRARKLADEVGAWHLNLSIDTVISALLTLFRTLTGKCLRYKVDGGSNPENLALQNIQARVRMVVAFMLASLMPWVHSKSGFYLVLGSSNVDEALRGYLTKYDCSSADINPIGSISKTDLRAFLKWAAKADNLGYSSLAEIEAAPPTAELEPIRSDYTQLDEVDMGMTYEELSIYGRLRKIFRCGPVSMFKNLCFRWGSRMTPAEIGEKVKYFFKYYSINRHKMTVLTPSYHAESYSPEDNRFDLRQFLYNSRWPFQFRKIDALVTEMNGNRVPLLVSSDKDKPEVVSDLVGGMGVAAAGSGNPNVGF; from the exons ATGAGGTTGTTGAAGGTAGCAACTTGCAACTTGAATCAATGGGCAATGGACTTTGATGCTAACCTCAATAACATTAAGGAATCCATTTCGTTGGCTAAAGCTGCCGGTGCCACTATTCGTCTTGGTCCCGAGCTTGAAATCACTGGATATGGCTGCGAAGATCATTTTTTGGAGCTTGATACTATCAATCACGC ATGGGAGTGCTTGAAAGAACTTTTGTTGGGGGATTGGACGGATGGGATACTATGCAGCTTTGGAATGCCTATTCTTAGTAACTCGGTGCGTTACAATTGCCAAGTACTTTGTATGGATAGAAAGATCATCATGATACGGCCGAAGATGTGGCTTGCTAATGATGGAAATTACAGAGAGCTTCGGTGGTTCACCACTTGGAAAAATAAGTACGAAATTGTGCAGTTTCAGCTACCTCCTGACGTTGCCCATGCCATATCCCAAACGAAAGTGCCTTTTGGTTATGGATTAATGGAGTTCTTGGATAC AATGGTTGCAGCTGAAGTTTGTGAAGAACTCTTCACTCCTGATCCTCCACATGCCGAGCTCGCATTAACTGGTGTTGAAGTGTTTATGAATGCCAGTGGAAGTCATCATCAACTAAGAAAGCTTGATGTTCGCATGCGTGCTTTTATAGATGCTACACATACTCGTGGAGGAGTCTACATGTATAGTAATCATCAGGGTTGTGATGGTGGCCGCTTATATTATG ATGGATGCTGTTGTGTTGTTGTAAATGGAGATGTGGTTGCCCAAGGCTCACAATTTTCATTAAAAGATGTTGAGGTTGTGGTTGCTCAAGTTGATCTTGATATA GTTGCTAGTCTTCGAGGATCCATTAGCAGTTTCCAAGAGCAAGCAAGCTGCAAAACAAAAGTACCGTTTGTTTCAGTGCCTGTCGAGTTATGCCGATCATTCCACTTGAAAGAGCCTCTTTCCTCTCCACTTAAG ATTAGATATCATGATCCGGAGGAGGAGATAGCCAACGGGCCTGCTTGCTGGCTGTGGGATTACTTGAGAAGAAGTGGAGCTTCTGGATTTCTGCTTCCCCTTTCAGGTGGTGCTGATAGCTCCTCAGTTGCTGCTATTGTCGGCTGGATGTGCCAGCTTGTTGTCAAAG AAATTAAGGATGGAGATGAGAAGGTCAAAGCGGATGCAATAAGAATTGGACAGTATACTGATGGGAAGATCCCAACTGACAGCAAGGAGTTTGCCAAACGCATATTTTATACAGTATTCATGGGAACTGAAAATAG TTCTGAAGAAACAACATCGCGGGCTAGAAAGCTTGCAGATGAAGTTGGAGCCTGGCATCTCAACCTCAGCATAGACACTGTCATTTCAGCTCTACTAACATTGTTTCGAACTCTAACAGGCAAATGTCTCCGCTACAAG GTAGATGGAGgttcaaatcctgaaaacttaGCGCTGCAGAACATCCAAGCTCGAGTCAGAATGGTGGTGGCCTTCATGTTGGCATCACTTATGCCTTGGGTTCATAGTAAATCAGGATTCTATCTTGTTTTAGGTAGTTCCAATGTGGATGAGGCACTGCGTGGTTACTTAACAAAG TATGATTGTAGCTCAGCAGACATAAATCCGATTGGAAGCATTAGTAAGACAGATCTCCGAGCATTCTTGAAGTGGGCAGCTAAAGCAGATAACCTAGGTTACTCGTCCTTGGCAGAGATTGAAGCTGCTCCTCCAACTGCAGAACTTGAGCCGATACGTTCTGATTATACCCAG CTCGATGAAGTGGACATGGGCATGACTTATGAGGAGCTGTCAATCTACGGAAGATTGCGTAAAATTTTTCGCTGTGGTCCAGTATCCATGTTTAAG AATCTTTGCTTTAGATGGGGATCAAGGATGACACCTGCTGAGATTGGAGAAAAGGTCAAGTACTTCTTTAAGTACTACTCTATCAATCGACATAAGATGACTGTACTTACACCTTCCTACCATGCTGAG AGTTATTCACCAGAGGACAACCGGTTTGATCTTCGACAATTTCTGTACAACTCAAGATGGCCATTTCAGTTTCGAAAAATTGATGCACTTGTGACGGAGATGAACGGTAATAGAGTGCCTCTACTGGTATCATCAGACAAAGACAAGCCAGAAGTTGTGTCTGATCTTGTTGGTGGAATGGGTGTTGCGGCGGCCGGGTCAGGAAATCCAAATGTAGGTTTCTAG